In Marivivens aquimaris, one genomic interval encodes:
- a CDS encoding acyl-CoA dehydrogenase, with protein sequence MPYRSPVADFRFILENVVDYAKVSETEAFAEATKDTVDAILDEAGKLCDNEIAPLNRNGDLHPAKLENGIVRTSPGFAQGYQAIAEGGWIGICASEEEGGMGLPLTIATAVNDMMSGACLALQLNPLMSQGQIEALEAHASEEIKATYLPKLISGEWTGTMNLTEPQAGSDVGALSTKAEPNGDGSFAITGQKIYITWADNDFAENICHLVLARLPDGVPGTKGISLFMVPKFIPNEDGTLGERNSLRVVSLEHKLGLHGSPTAVMSYEGATGWLVGPEHGGMAAMFTMMNNARLGVGTQGIGAAEGAYQAAYAYAMERKQGRVGGTGTIIEHADVRRMLATMKADIFVARSIALACGVAIDMGNATGSEKWKARAALLTPIAKAFGTDTGIEVATTGIQVHGGMGFIEETGAAQYLRDVRVTAIYEGTNGIQAMDLVGRKMMDGGEAAFRLLDEIEAGADEAKANMPEMAEAVWQSAEDLRETIEWLVAQDVADRFAVAVPFLKGFARVLGGHYHLTAALAGDHARKRLASFYIKRMLPEHVGLFAHVREGASDLMAITPDELAV encoded by the coding sequence ATGCCATACCGTAGCCCTGTCGCCGATTTCCGCTTCATCCTCGAAAACGTCGTGGACTACGCCAAGGTCAGCGAGACCGAAGCCTTTGCCGAAGCAACGAAGGACACGGTGGATGCGATTCTGGATGAGGCCGGAAAGCTCTGCGACAACGAGATCGCTCCGCTGAACCGGAACGGCGATCTGCACCCCGCCAAGCTGGAAAACGGCATCGTCCGCACGTCCCCCGGTTTCGCGCAGGGCTATCAGGCCATTGCCGAAGGCGGCTGGATCGGCATTTGTGCGTCCGAAGAAGAAGGCGGCATGGGTCTGCCCCTGACTATCGCGACCGCCGTCAACGACATGATGTCGGGCGCCTGCCTCGCGCTGCAGCTGAACCCACTGATGAGCCAAGGGCAGATCGAAGCGCTCGAAGCACACGCCAGCGAAGAGATCAAAGCGACCTATCTGCCGAAACTGATTTCGGGCGAGTGGACCGGCACCATGAACCTGACCGAACCGCAGGCCGGTTCGGACGTCGGTGCGCTATCGACCAAGGCAGAGCCGAACGGCGACGGCAGCTTCGCGATCACGGGCCAGAAAATCTACATCACTTGGGCCGACAACGACTTTGCAGAAAATATCTGCCACCTCGTCCTCGCCCGCCTCCCTGACGGGGTTCCGGGCACGAAAGGCATCAGCCTATTCATGGTCCCCAAGTTTATTCCGAACGAGGATGGCACGCTGGGCGAACGCAATTCGCTGCGCGTGGTGAGCCTTGAGCACAAGCTCGGCCTCCACGGATCGCCAACGGCTGTCATGAGCTACGAAGGCGCGACCGGCTGGCTCGTCGGGCCGGAGCATGGCGGTATGGCCGCGATGTTCACCATGATGAACAACGCCCGCCTCGGCGTCGGCACCCAAGGCATCGGCGCGGCGGAAGGTGCGTATCAAGCCGCCTATGCCTACGCGATGGAGCGCAAGCAGGGCCGCGTTGGCGGCACCGGCACGATCATCGAACATGCGGATGTACGCCGCATGTTGGCGACAATGAAGGCCGATATTTTTGTGGCCCGCTCGATTGCTCTGGCTTGCGGCGTTGCTATCGACATGGGCAACGCGACCGGCAGCGAGAAATGGAAAGCGCGCGCGGCGCTGCTCACCCCGATTGCCAAGGCGTTCGGCACTGATACCGGCATCGAAGTTGCCACCACGGGCATTCAGGTGCACGGCGGCATGGGCTTTATCGAAGAAACCGGCGCTGCGCAGTACCTCCGCGATGTGCGCGTGACCGCGATTTACGAAGGCACCAACGGCATTCAGGCGATGGACCTCGTGGGCCGCAAGATGATGGATGGCGGCGAGGCTGCGTTCCGACTGCTCGACGAGATCGAAGCGGGCGCGGACGAGGCCAAGGCCAATATGCCGGAAATGGCCGAGGCTGTGTGGCAGTCCGCTGAGGACCTGCGCGAAACAATCGAGTGGCTCGTAGCTCAGGATGTCGCCGACCGCTTTGCAGTAGCCGTGCCGTTCCTCAAAGGTTTTGCCCGCGTGCTGGGTGGCCACTACCACCTGACCGCCGCACTGGCCGGAGACCACGCACGCAAGCGTCTCGCTTCGTTCTACATCAAACGGATGCTGCCCGAGCACGTCGGCCTATTTGCCCACGTCCGCGAAGGCGCTTCGGATCTGATGGCGATCACGCCTGACGAGCTGGCCGTTTGA